The following proteins are co-located in the Corynebacterium kalinowskii genome:
- a CDS encoding Ltp family lipoprotein produces the protein MAPVKKKGGCVKWGAIIGGVFIAAVACNAIIGGGDTTTSPAPVTTEVTNMSPAPLAQLPSETAAAPEKPAAVVEKPAEAPAAPEKPAAVAEKPAEAPKVTVEQKSALKKAESYSKTMHMSKAGIYHQLTSEYGEKFSPEAAQYAIDNLKADFNKNALEKAKSYQKNMSMSPDSIYDQLVSEYGEQFTPEEAQYAVDNLAP, from the coding sequence ATGGCACCCGTCAAGAAGAAGGGCGGATGCGTCAAGTGGGGTGCCATCATCGGTGGCGTGTTCATCGCGGCCGTGGCCTGCAACGCCATCATTGGTGGCGGCGACACCACCACTTCCCCAGCCCCTGTGACAACGGAGGTAACCAACATGTCACCAGCTCCGCTAGCGCAGTTGCCGAGCGAGACCGCAGCAGCTCCGGAGAAGCCAGCTGCCGTCGTCGAAAAGCCTGCGGAAGCCCCTGCGGCACCGGAGAAGCCGGCTGCGGTCGCCGAAAAGCCTGCGGAAGCCCCGAAGGTGACCGTGGAGCAGAAGTCCGCGCTAAAGAAGGCGGAGTCATACTCCAAAACGATGCACATGTCGAAGGCCGGGATCTACCATCAGCTGACCAGCGAGTACGGCGAGAAGTTCTCGCCCGAGGCGGCACAGTACGCGATCGATAACCTGAAGGCAGACTTCAACAAGAACGCACTCGAAAAGGCGAAGTCCTACCAAAAGAACATGAGCATGTCACCCGATAGTATCTATGACCAGCTTGTCTCCGAGTACGGCGAGCAATTTACCCCAGAGGAGGCGCAGTACGCGGTGGACAACCTGGCGCCGTAA
- a CDS encoding ABC transporter permease: MYLAFRDMLFARNRFALMGMVLGLMSILIVIISGLTSGLVHDGVSGLKALDAKAIAFETGTETDSAFTRSEVALTDANKLSDATPLGLTIVNAKNQNNTPVDLTLMGVVPGSFIAPEGLPKIQPRTDGQATSTPHDVILSENLQEDGVAIGDVITLDRVGTTLNVVGFTEDQRTFGHVAMAYVPIDVWQEVHAGARAGEAARPEAYEKASVIVSQSADIPADTGLDVRTLKESFDSSPGYAAETLTLMMIQWFLYIIAALVTGAFFLVWTIQRAGDIAVMRAMGATKGFLLKDSMGQAVIILVLSIVVGSIIATFMGFGLENTGMPYLVELTPVLIGALTLFISGLIGAFVAVLRVTRTNPLNALGENR, translated from the coding sequence ATGTACCTAGCTTTTAGAGACATGCTTTTTGCGCGCAATCGTTTTGCGCTCATGGGCATGGTTCTCGGACTCATGTCCATCCTCATCGTCATCATTTCGGGCCTCACCTCCGGCCTCGTGCATGATGGCGTTTCCGGTCTCAAAGCCTTAGATGCGAAGGCCATCGCATTCGAAACGGGCACTGAAACCGATTCTGCCTTCACTCGCTCCGAGGTAGCGCTCACCGACGCTAACAAGCTGTCCGATGCCACCCCACTCGGTCTGACCATCGTTAACGCCAAAAACCAAAACAACACTCCAGTCGATCTGACCTTGATGGGTGTCGTCCCAGGTTCCTTCATCGCTCCGGAAGGTTTGCCTAAGATTCAGCCACGTACCGACGGCCAAGCAACGAGCACGCCTCACGACGTCATCCTTTCGGAAAACCTGCAAGAGGACGGCGTCGCCATCGGTGACGTGATCACGCTTGATCGAGTGGGAACAACGCTCAACGTCGTTGGCTTTACTGAAGACCAGCGCACCTTCGGCCACGTTGCCATGGCATATGTGCCGATCGATGTGTGGCAGGAAGTCCACGCTGGCGCACGTGCCGGTGAAGCAGCGCGCCCTGAGGCCTACGAAAAGGCCTCGGTGATCGTTTCCCAAAGTGCCGACATCCCTGCAGATACAGGGCTTGACGTGCGCACGCTGAAGGAGTCCTTTGACTCCTCGCCAGGCTATGCAGCGGAAACGCTGACTCTGATGATGATCCAGTGGTTCCTTTACATCATCGCTGCCCTGGTTACCGGCGCTTTCTTCCTCGTTTGGACTATCCAGCGGGCAGGTGACATCGCCGTTATGCGTGCCATGGGCGCCACCAAGGGGTTCTTGCTCAAGGATTCCATGGGGCAGGCCGTCATCATTTTGGTGCTGTCCATTGTCGTTGGCTCCATCATCGCAACCTTCATGGGCTTTGGACTGGAAAACACAGGAATGCCCTACTTGGTCGAACTGACGCCGGTTTTGATTGGCGCACTCACCTTGTTCATTTCGGGTCTCATTGGTGCCTTCGTCGCGGTTCTTCGTGTGACTCGTACAAATCCACTCAACGCTCTGGGAGAAAACCGATGA
- a CDS encoding ABC transporter ATP-binding protein: MTNALELSDVCIDYGDGESVVHALDHVSLSVKPGEFVAVVGPSGSGKSTLLAVAGALTTPDSGSVKIAGTDVAGMNDAQLAKMRRDHIGFVFQSTTNLPAALKAKEQLELAARIQGKRGRRSVTELLAAVEMEHRADYRPAQLSGGERQRIGIARALVAGPELLLVDEPTAALDRNRSHDIVRLLAEECHDLGVAGVMVTHDLDVLEYCDRIYEMTDGRLTPAALS, from the coding sequence ATGACCAACGCCCTTGAACTCAGCGATGTCTGCATCGATTACGGGGACGGAGAAAGCGTCGTGCATGCTCTCGACCACGTTTCCCTTTCCGTTAAGCCGGGAGAATTCGTCGCAGTTGTCGGCCCGTCTGGTTCTGGCAAGTCCACCTTGCTGGCAGTAGCCGGAGCGCTCACTACTCCCGATAGCGGGTCCGTAAAGATTGCCGGAACCGATGTAGCCGGAATGAACGACGCTCAGCTAGCCAAGATGCGCCGCGATCACATCGGCTTCGTATTTCAATCCACCACAAATCTGCCAGCGGCACTCAAAGCCAAAGAACAGTTGGAACTAGCGGCCCGTATTCAGGGCAAACGCGGTCGACGTAGCGTGACCGAATTGCTCGCTGCTGTGGAAATGGAACACCGCGCAGATTACCGCCCAGCCCAGCTCTCTGGTGGCGAGCGCCAACGAATCGGCATCGCCCGCGCCCTGGTCGCCGGGCCAGAATTGTTGCTGGTGGACGAACCCACCGCAGCGCTCGATCGGAACCGATCACACGACATTGTCCGCCTTCTTGCAGAAGAATGTCACGACCTCGGCGTCGCTGGCGTCATGGTGACCCATGATTTAGACGTCCTTGAGTACTGCGATCGCATCTACGAGATGACTGACGGACGGCTCACTCCTGCTGCAC
- a CDS encoding ABC transporter C-terminal domain-containing protein has product MNALERKMGKLRDAVAKYNADMAVAAETMDTAKLTELNAAMNKAQDELDELEMQWLELGEELE; this is encoded by the coding sequence ATGAACGCGCTGGAGCGCAAGATGGGCAAGCTTCGAGATGCCGTCGCCAAGTACAACGCCGACATGGCTGTCGCCGCGGAGACGATGGATACAGCAAAGCTCACCGAGCTCAACGCCGCGATGAACAAAGCGCAGGATGAGCTTGATGAGTTGGAAATGCAGTGGCTGGAGCTGGGCGAAGAGCTGGAGTAG